The Larimichthys crocea isolate SSNF chromosome XXI, L_crocea_2.0, whole genome shotgun sequence genomic sequence aaacaacaaaaaggcaGGCTCAAAAATGTACTAGAAGACATGTTCACTGAGCCCGattcatttaattaacaaactttaacactttatttcttttggcTTTAACACTCAATCGTCACTGACAAAACCAACCAATAACAAAAGCGGAAAAATAGGGACTTCATGTACTTTTTTCACTTCAGTGAGCACAACTCTACTATAACCTTTCAGCTCAAGTAACTTCTGCtagttaaatatttatcataatcaatggaaacaaaaaaCTGACGATATCagagaaccacacacacaatgacaggaCTTCCTGTTGCTAAGCAGCCACTGCCTTTCCCATGACCCCTCCGAAGAATGGATTTACACGAAGCCCGTTTTCCCTTTAGGTGTCATTTAGCCGTATTTATATTGTGTATCAAATACTAAATTCATCTATTTTGAGGCTCAGCGAGCAAGAGGCATCGTATGTGTTTCTGGAGAAGGATTGTGACACATTGTGCAAGACTTACAGTAAAACTGATACTTCTCCTTTTTATTGCTGAATTGTACAAATTGTTGTTTCAGACATGGTGTCCCTCACAATGTCACAAATGCTAGTGTCTCTCCACTTAGATGTCCATAGCCATACTGAAGCCTCCATATCTCAGCCCACTGCTGAATCTTCCAAATCTGTGTTGTCTATATCTTCTTCGGACTCTCCCTGTTGGTTGACACTTTCTTCTTGATTGGACAGACAGGTAACGTCGCTCTGTTCGGCACTATCACCACTTCCTGCAGGAACAACACAAAAAGGCATTTTCAGGATTTTAACAAAGTTGATTCTTTATTCAAACTGCAGATTAGAAAAGATAAATGGGTCCATTGTATGGAAAAGTTTCATAACTGTTAgttattgttgtaaatgtattAGAGGAAAGAGATCACAACAGATTCTGCACTATGGTTCTCACTGACCTGTGCTGGTTTCaccctctttcttctctgtgagGAAAATTCGTTGCATCATCAGTTTCTTCACAGTGTGGCATGTGTACTTCAGCTCTGGACTGGTGTCGGCTTTTCCTGGCATGTCAAAATGGACAataagtgaaagaaagaaagtaagaaagtaagaaagaaagaaagaaagaaagaaagaaagaaagacccTTGTGTACAACTGAAACACAATAGTGAGTATATACAGTGGGCTGGGAAAGTCCAAGCCCACATTGAAAAGCTATATTTATCTAatgttttaacagaaaaaaacagaaagtttggGGACTCAGAACTAAGTAAAAGTGTCAGAAGTCAAATTGTTATTCTTAACAAAGAGGGGCTTTCTTAACATCAGATGAGGTTTCTATGGGGACAGTACATGGAGCTGGCAAACCGAGAATGACCACTTTATTAGATCAGTACATCAATAAACTTCATCACAGATACAGATTTAGCTAAATAAGGAATGCAAGAGTCCAATTATCATAGGTACTGTCCAAAGAAGGCTGTCTCGTAGCCATCTCAGAGGACAGGTAGCATTTCTAAACTATTTCCCAGGAAGGGAAACAAGGTGCTTCGGGTAGTATAAAAAATACCATCATTTCACAGTGGATGActggaaaaaaatctttaaaaatttACTGATGAATACAAGTTTGAGAACAGGAGATAATCATATCATAGTTTATCAAACCCACATGGCGATTAGAATATTCATGTGTAGGGGTGTTTTGCATCGATTTGACTACACTGACTGAGAAGACACCTCAAAGCTTTGGAAAGACCAAAAAAGACCTGAATGTCCTGGACTTTCCTCCATAGTCAATTGACCTCAACCCAAATGAACATTCATGGACGCAATTGAAGACTGAGAAAAATGttctgtgacatcacatgaAGCTCTATGGGATATTGTCAAATGTTGGAATAACATAGGTCATTAGTTTTACAAACTTGAATAGCTTGAATGCATGTTGTCATTAAAGCAAAAGGAGGACATACCAAATACTAAAATATTCTAAACTATTTTTCACTCAGCTtatttgcaataataataataataaaaaaaagagtattgcattaaaatgcaaaatagTTGCTGGAGATGCGGATGCTGTTGGATCCTGCTTCATATGGAGAACCTTACCTTTCTGTGGCCCCTCCTCAAACAGCACGCAAGTCCCCAAAGCATCTTCGAAGAAGGGAAAAACAGAGAGTAAGATTTCAgtttaatcatttattcatgataaATCATATTACAGGAGCTAATGGAGGCTCTTTTGTCTGGTTCAGATCTACTTTGACCAACATATTTTCAACAGGACAACCTGCTTTAAGAAGAGGGATAAGAAGAGGGAtggaaaggggggggggtgcAATTTATTTCAACAGATGGCACAAGTTAGTTTAGCTCCACAAGTAGTCTCTATGCTCTTTCTTTCAGAGATTCATCCTCACCTTCATATTCTCCTGCAAACACATATTGTCCAACCTGCATCATGGGCTTCTCGCTGTCAATATCCTGGAACACATGGACAAACagtgcagtgacacacactgatgttcATGTCCTGCATGGTGGTCAGGCTTCTTCTCTTTACTTTACCACAAAGTATCAACATCCAAAACTCAC encodes the following:
- the gtf3c6 gene encoding general transcription factor 3C polypeptide 6 isoform X2 encodes the protein MDKYCFERTRNPVEHTQPARASRSSSMDDEWEEEEQLVVVELSGIINNDFLSKCRGTCKILDIDSEKPMMQVGQYVFAGEYEDALGTCVLFEEGPQKGKADTSPELKYTCHTVKKLMMQRIFLTEKKEGETSTGSGDSAEQSDVTCLSNQEESVNQQGESEEDIDNTDLEDSAVG
- the gtf3c6 gene encoding general transcription factor 3C polypeptide 6 isoform X1, which codes for MDKYCFERTRNPVEHTQPARASRSSSMDDEWEEEEQLVVVELSGIINNDFLSKCRGTCKILDIDSEKPMMQVGQYVFAGEYEDALGTCVLFEEGPQKGKADTSPELKYTCHTVKKLMMQRIFLTEKKEGETSTAGSGDSAEQSDVTCLSNQEESVNQQGESEEDIDNTDLEDSAVG